GCATTGTCTTGGTGAAGCTCGGCGTCGCGCAGGTAGGGGGGACCGTCCCCGCGCCCCGGCCATAGGAGTCCTTCGGGATGATGTGCGCGTCCTTGCGGCACAGCGCGCCGTCGTCCTTGTAGCCGTCCGGGCATGACGTCCAGCACACCGGGCCGACGCCGTGGTAGCTGGCCTTGCACTTCAGATAGCAGAGCGCGCCGTCCTGTTCCTCGTCGGCGCCGCAGGTGTGCATGGGGCTGCCCGCGCCCCGGCCATAGGAGTTCTTGGCGAAGATGTGGGCGTCCCGCCAGCAGGTGCAGCCATCGTTCCTGTAGCCCGAAGGGCAGCGAGAGCAGCCCTTGTCAAAGGTCAGGCCGCACTTGTCATACGCGGCGCAGCGCGAGGTGTTGGCGCTCTTGGCCTTCGCATCGCGCCGGCACAGGGCCCCGTCGTCCTTGTAGCCGTCCGGGCACTTCTGCCAGCACACCGGGCCCACGCCATCGTAATTCGTCCTGCACTTCGGGTAGCACAGCCCGCCATCCTGCTCTTGTTTGTCGCCGCACCCGAACAGCGTGCCGGCCCCGCGGCCATAGGAGTCCTTCGGGATGATGTGCGCGTCCTTGCGGCACAGCGCGCCATCATCCTTGTAGCCGTCCGGGCAGTCTGCCCAGCAGACCGGGCCCACGCCCTTGAAGTCTTCCTTGCACCGCTCGTAACAGAGCCCGCCTTCGTAGTGCTTCCCGCGGTTGCAGGTCGTCTCCACGTTGCGAGGCTCTTCGTCCGCGCCGGAGCGGACCGGCACACCCACGCACAGCATCGCGAGCAGCAGCCACGCGCTCTTCATGTCACGTCCCCCTCTTGCGGTCTCGTGCACCGGGACCGGGATGGGACGCCGACAGAGCAATCCAGGCGCCAACCCCGCTGCTCACGGCGGTCCGGAGTGTTTCATCGGGCCGGTGCCGCGCGCCGTGCGTCCGTTGCGTACGCAGCGAACGCGACACGCGTTGCGTCCGCACGCAGGCCCCGTGCTACCGCCACCGGAGCTCAGCTTGCCGGGGGCACGTCCAGCGGCAGCACCGTGACGAGGGTGGCGCCTCCACCCTCCGTGGGCTCCAGGTGGATGCTCCCTCCGTGGGCCTCCGCGATGTGGCGGGCCATCCACAGGCCCAGCCCGAAGCCGCCATGGTGGTTCGCGGGGACCGCGCGCTCGAAGCGCCCGAAGACGCGCTCCTGGTCCTCCGGCCCAACACCGTCGCCATGGTCCCGGACCGCGAGGCTCACCCGGCCCGCCGCGCTCGCCACGCGGACCTCTACGGGCCTGCCCGTCCCGAACTTGAGCGCGTTGTCCACGAGGCTGTCGAGCAACTGGTCCAACCTCGCGCGGTCGTAGTGCCCCACCACCGGCAGGGGCGCATCGAGCGTCAGCACGCAGTCCGCGCGAAGCGCCTTCTCCCGAGATCGCTCCACCACGGCGGCCGCGAGCCGCGCCAGGTCGATCTCCTCACGTGAGAGGTCCAGCGGCCCGGTGACGAACTCCGACACGTCCACCAACTGCTCCACCAGGCGCGCCAGGCGCTGGAGGTGCTTCTCCGTCGCCCGTGCCTTGACCCGCGTGGCCTCCGCCGTCACGTCCGCGGCCGGGACGTCCAGGCCGCGCACCAGGGACTGGATGTTGAGCGACAGGGCGCTCACGGGCGTGCGCAGTTCATGGCTGACCAGCCGGAGGAACTCGTCCCGCGTCCGCACGGACTCGCGCAGCGCGTCCCGTTCCACCTCGTTGCGGACCACCTCCCGGCGCACGCGGGCCATCTCCAACTGGGTGCGCACCCGCACCAGCAGCTCGCGCGCGGAGAACGGCTTCACCAGGTAGTCATCCGCGCCGCTCTCCAGGCCCTCCACCGTGGCCTCGTCGCCCGCTCGCGCGGACAGCAGGATGATGGGGATGGCGCGCGTGCGCTCGTCGGCGCGCAGCGCGCGCACCAGGCCGAAGCCATCCAGCACCGGCATCATCACGTCGGAGAGGATGAGGTCCGGCGGCCGGACGCGCGCCTGCTCCAGCGCTTCCTGTCCGTGGCGGGCGGTCTCCACGTGCGGGAAGCCGTGCTTGAGCAGCCCCGTGACGTAGGTGCGTAGGTCGGCGTTGTCGTCCACCAGGAGGATGCGGGAGCGCGCGAGCTCCAGGGGAACCTCCGAGTCCAGCGCCCCGGACTCGGGAGCGGCCACGGCGTCCGCGGCGCTGACGTCCGTGGACCAGCGGCGCGCCTCCTCCACGAAGGGGGTTGCGCCCGAGGGCACCGGGTGGGGCCGGGACGTGCGCTCGACGCGCTCCGGGGGCAGGTGCTCCGTCCCCCGGGGCAGCCGCACGGTGAAGGTGGTGCCCGTTCCCAGCTGGCTCGTCACCGCGACGCCGCCCCCATGCAACTTCACCAGCTCCTGCACCAGCGCGAGCCCGATGCCCGTCCCCTCATGGCTGCGGCCCTGGGTGACGCGGACGCGGTAGAAGCGCTCGAAGACGCGCGGGAGCTCCTCCTCGGGGATGCCCACCCCCGTGTCCGCGACGCGCAACACGGCCTGCGCGTCCTCCCACCGCAGGCTCACGCGGATCTCCCCGTGGTAGGTGTACTTCACCGCGTTGGAGATGAGGTTGAGGACAACCTTCTCCCACAGCTCCGGGTCCACGTAGACGGGTTCGGGCAGGGGAGGGCAATCCACCACCAGCCGCAGGCCCGCGCTCTCCACCGCGGACTGGAAGGCGCTCGCGAGGTTCGTGGTGAAGACAGACAGGTCCACGGGCGCGTAGCGGGCCTGGGCCCGTCCCGCCTCCATCCGGGAGAAGTCGAGCAGGGTGTTGACCATCTTGTAGAGCCGCAAGGCATTGCGGCGCACCAGCTCCAGCGGCTCTCCCTCCAGCGCCTTCTCCGGCTTCGCCAGCGCGTCCTCCACGGGGCCAAGGATGAGCGTGAGCGGGGTGCGGAACTCGTGGCTGACATTGCTGAAGAACGCCGTCTTCGCCGCGTCCAGCCGGGCCAGCTCCTCGGCCCGCTGCTTCTCCTGCTCGTAGGCACGGGCGCTGGAGATGCTGGCGGAGAGCTGCCGCGCCAGCAGTTGCAGGAAGCCTCGGTACTCGTCGTCCAGCACGCGCAGCGGGCTCAGGCCCGCCACGAGCACGGCCAGGGTGTCGGTCTCCGCGCCCATGGGCACCGGGAGGAGCAGGGCGCGCGTCGTGGGTTCGGGCCAGGGGCCGCCGGAGAGGGGACCGAAGCGCCCGGCCAGGTCCTCCAGCAGGACCTCCTGCCGCGCCCCCGCGACGCTCGCCAGGGGCCACGAGGATGGGGTGTCCGCCGCCAGCGTCACGGGCGCGGCGGCCGTCCCGCGCTCCAGGCCCGCGCAGCTGACCAGGCGCGCCTGATCCGCCTTCACCAGGTAGAGCAGCGCGAAGGGCGCGTCGTGCGCCGCCTGCGCGAGGACGTCCTCCAGCGAGCGGAAGACGCCCTCGACCGTCTTGTCCAGCGCCGTGCGGATGGACAGCTCCCGGAGGATGGCCAGCCGGCGGTCGCCCACCACCTGCCGGGTCGTCTCGCTCGCGATGGCGAACATGCCGGCGATCTCCCCCGACTCGCCGATGGTCGGGTTGTAGGACCAGGTGAAGTACGACTCCTCCCGCAGGCCGCCAGGGCGGCGCGCGAAGTTGACGTTCCCGTCCTCGATGTAGATGGGCTCGCCCGTGTCCTGGGCGCGCTGGATCAACGGGCCCAGCTGCCCCCACTCCTCGACGAGCGCCTCGCTGCCGCGCGCGCCCAGCGTCTGGGGATGCTTCGCCCCCAGGATGGGCCGGAACGGGTCGTTGTAGAGCATGCGCAGCTCGGGGCCCCAGAAGAGGATGATGGGGTAGGGCGAGCGCAGCATCGTGCTGACCGACGTCCGCAGGGACTGGGGCCACTGCTCCAGCGGGCCCAGCGAGTTCGTGGACCAGTCATGGGCCCGCATCATGGCGCCCATGTCGCCGCCCTGCTGGATGAAGGGCTCCTCCATGGCCGGGGGCGCTGACGGCGTGGGCTCCGGCGGTGGCGTGTGCGGCACGGAGGCGGCGAGCGCCTGGGACCCGTGCTCGCGCGGCAGGGTGAAGTGGAAGATGGTGCCCTGGCCGGGCGCGCTCTCCACCCAGATGTGCCCGCCGTGGCTCTCCACGATGCCCTTCGTGATGGAGAGGCCCAGGCCATGTCCGTCGCGCCGCCGCTGCGACGCGTGCCAGTAGCGGTCGAAGAGGTGCGGCCGCACGCTGGCGGCGATGCCCGGGCCGGTGTCCGCCACGCTGAAGCGCAGCGCGTCCGTGCCGGGCTCGCTGCCCACCCGCAGGTGGAGGCTGCCGCCAGCGGGGGTGAACGTCAGCGCGTTGGACAGCAGGTTCCCGAGCGCTTGAAGCAGGCGCTCCCTGTCGCACCACAGGGTGAGCCCGGGCTCCTGCTCCACGACGAACCCCAGGCCCTTCTCCGCCGCCTGGGGCTCGAAGATCTCCCGGGCATCGCGGAGCAGCTCCGCCACCGGCTGCGGGCGGCCTTCGATGGCGAGCGTCCCCGCGTCGATGCTGGCCAGATCGAGCAGGTCCTCGATGAGCCGGTTCATCCGCTCCACGGAGCGGCGGATGGCGTCGGCCTGCTTGCGCGCGCGGGCAGTCGCCTCGGATTCGGGCGGCAGCCGCTGGAGCAGCTCCGTGGCGGCGCGGATGGCGGTCAGCGGGGAGCGCAGGTCGTGGCTGACGACGGCGAGCGTCTCCTCGCGCAGGCGCGTGGCGCGGCGGGACGCCTCGAGCAGCCGCTGGGTCTCCTCCGCGTGCGCGCGCTCCGCGGCCAGGGCCTCCTGCCTCAGCCGCGCGACCGTGAGCTGGGCGTTGACGCGTGCGATGAGCTCGTT
The sequence above is drawn from the Corallococcus sp. NCRR genome and encodes:
- a CDS encoding ATP-binding protein; this encodes MSSSTRTGTTAPSDPMTSDVHRREAAAVLEGGGEMGALMRSIDWTRTPVGAPGTWPQSLRTAVSILLESRFPMYIAWGPQLVQFYNDGYRPVLGATKHPAAMGHGAQSTFAESWHIIGPMFEGVRQGTAVGSEDWMLPLDRNGYLEECYFTYSYSPIRDETGGVGGVLVTLTETTGRVLGERRLRTLRDLAARAGTVKREQDAWREAAVALEANGFDIPFALLYRQGDAGQGLELVATAGWGQDTATPAALFGTDTAGAAWPFAEAADAQGPRFVPDVQARFGPLPGGRWPESPRTAWLFPITRAGAELPYGFLVAGVSARRAPDDDYRGFLGLVADHLATALGNARAYEEEKKRAEALAELDRAKTAFFSNVSHEFRTPLTLMLGPIEDGLADDRQPLPPAQRERQEVVRRNGLRLQKLVNTLLDFARLEAGRAQVSFVPTDLSALTVDLASNFTAAAAAAGLTLRVDCPALPEPVYVDPSLWEKVVLNLLSNAFKFTFEGGIRVALKWLGEQVELTVQDTGIGIPEEEQPRVFERFHRVEGARGRSHEGTGIGLSLVRELVHLHGGRVTVTSAPGQGSTFHVLVPTGSAHLPRSPGAPAPTLPATGIGPSAFLAELSQWSGAAPVATRPTVRADARILVVDDNADMRAYLTRLLEPRWSVEAVNEGGAALAAARAQAPDLIVSDVMMPGVNGLQLVQALRTDERTRAIPIILLSARAGEEATIAGLDSGADDYLVKPFSANELIARVNAQLTVARLRQEALAAERAHAEETQRLLEASRRATRLREETLAVVSHDLRSPLTAIRAATELLQRLPPESEATARARKQADAIRRSVERMNRLIEDLLDLASIDAGTLAIEGRPQPVAELLRDAREIFEPQAAEKGLGFVVEQEPGLTLWCDRERLLQALGNLLSNALTFTPAGGSLHLRVGSEPGTDALRFSVADTGPGIAASVRPHLFDRYWHASQRRRDGHGLGLSITKGIVESHGGHIWVESAPGQGTIFHFTLPREHGSQALAASVPHTPPPEPTPSAPPAMEEPFIQQGGDMGAMMRAHDWSTNSLGPLEQWPQSLRTSVSTMLRSPYPIILFWGPELRMLYNDPFRPILGAKHPQTLGARGSEALVEEWGQLGPLIQRAQDTGEPIYIEDGNVNFARRPGGLREESYFTWSYNPTIGESGEIAGMFAIASETTRQVVGDRRLAILRELSIRTALDKTVEGVFRSLEDVLAQAAHDAPFALLYLVKADQARLVSCAGLERGTAAAPVTLAADTPSSWPLASVAGARQEVLLEDLAGRFGPLSGGPWPEPTTRALLLPVPMGAETDTLAVLVAGLSPLRVLDDEYRGFLQLLARQLSASISSARAYEQEKQRAEELARLDAAKTAFFSNVSHEFRTPLTLILGPVEDALAKPEKALEGEPLELVRRNALRLYKMVNTLLDFSRMEAGRAQARYAPVDLSVFTTNLASAFQSAVESAGLRLVVDCPPLPEPVYVDPELWEKVVLNLISNAVKYTYHGEIRVSLRWEDAQAVLRVADTGVGIPEEELPRVFERFYRVRVTQGRSHEGTGIGLALVQELVKLHGGGVAVTSQLGTGTTFTVRLPRGTEHLPPERVERTSRPHPVPSGATPFVEEARRWSTDVSAADAVAAPESGALDSEVPLELARSRILLVDDNADLRTYVTGLLKHGFPHVETARHGQEALEQARVRPPDLILSDVMMPVLDGFGLVRALRADERTRAIPIILLSARAGDEATVEGLESGADDYLVKPFSARELLVRVRTQLEMARVRREVVRNEVERDALRESVRTRDEFLRLVSHELRTPVSALSLNIQSLVRGLDVPAADVTAEATRVKARATEKHLQRLARLVEQLVDVSEFVTGPLDLSREEIDLARLAAAVVERSREKALRADCVLTLDAPLPVVGHYDRARLDQLLDSLVDNALKFGTGRPVEVRVASAAGRVSLAVRDHGDGVGPEDQERVFGRFERAVPANHHGGFGLGLWMARHIAEAHGGSIHLEPTEGGGATLVTVLPLDVPPAS